ATTACATTGTTGTAATGAAAAAAGCACCTTTCTTAATAAGAAGATGCTTTTAAAAACTATATTGAAGTATTAATCATTTAAGAACAGAACCATATGTTCCTCGTCCCAATATTGACCATTATGTTTTAATGAACGTTCTTGTACGCCGTAAGTTTGGAAGCCTAATGACTCATATAATTTTTTTGCGGCATCGTTACCAACTACAACATCGAGCATAAGTTGTTCTACTTGTAATTTATCGGCATTTTCAATAATTGCTTTAATGAGAGCTCGTCCTGCTCCAAGGCCACGCGCTTTTGGAGAAACGAAAACGGAACCGATTTTTGCCTTATGTTCTTGTTTAATGAAAGGCTTTGTTTCTAAAGTAGCAATGCCGATTAAATCGTTATCTTTGAAGACCCCTAGAGTATACTTATCCGGATTGCTTAATCGTTTTGCCATAGCAGCTACAGGATTCTCATGTTTAAGAACATCTTCATAAGAAGAGCTAAAAGCTTCCGGGTTCTTCGTTAAACCTTCCATACAAACTTTTAAATATATTTCTGCGTCCTCTGTCGTTAATAAGCGAATTTCCATAGTTGTAACCTCCTTGGTCGATTTCAAATAAAATAGATCCATTACTTTTATAAGATTGCGTATGCGTTTTGTTAGCAGTCTCTTTTAATTTGTAAAAGAATGAAAAGATATATGCTACAATGTTTTGTTTTTTAATATGTAATGAAATTATATATTAACTTTATTAACTATTCAAGTGTTTAATATATTACATTTTCATAACTAAAATAACTCCTCGTTTGAGGAGTTATTTTAGTTATTCGATTGATAACCATCAATTCGATGTGGATGTGTGTAAATATTACAAGATCCATTTCTAATAAATCCTACAACTGTAATGCCTAAATCGTGAGCGAGTTGCAATGCTAGTTTTGTTGGAGCAGATTTAGATAGAACAATTTCGCATCCGATTTTTGAAACTTTGAGTAAAATTTCGGATGAAATGCGCCCGCTAAATGCAATGATTTTTCCTTTAACGGATATATCGTTGCGCAAACAGTGGCCATATATTTTATCTAATGCGTTATGTCTTCCAATATCCATTCTTGATAGGAGGATATTGTTTCGATCGCATAGTGCGGTATTGTGAACACCGCCGGTTTGGCGAAATGTAGTGGAAGATTGTTGTAAAGTATTCATTAAGTGAAAGCATTCTTCAGGAGAAATTTTCACGTGTATATCATGTAAATCTTTTGCCTTTGCTGCGTCGTTAACGAAAATAAAACCTTGTCTACCTTTTCCGCAACAAGAAGTAATGTATCGTTTATTATATAAATTTTGATAGAGCGGATTTATTTTTGATGATGTTACATGGACAATTCCGTTATCTTTTTGAACCCATAGTTCTTCAACATCTTTATAGGAAGAAATAATTCCTTCAGAAATTAAAAAACCAATTACCATATCTTCAATATAATTTGGTGTGCATACGACTGTTACATATTCTTCACCATTCAATTTAATCGTAATAGGAGATTCTGTAACAATCTCATCAAGCTGTTTTGAAAATGTACCAGATTGATAGCGTACAATTGTATAAGTCTCTTGCGTAGGCCCCATATTAAATTCCCCTTTTATATGTATTTCTCTCCCATATTTATCATAAAACAATGAGAAAATAAAAACACCTATTAGCAAGAAGATTACAGATTATTTTGGTTATTATTGTATATGTACGATATAATAGAACAGTAGAATAGTGATATTTTCAAGCTTTCGTAGTTATACCTTATAACATCTAGAATCGACTTCATAAGAAAAGTATTTGCGCAGAGCGTTTCAAAAATATGTACAGTAATGCGATTTTGAAAACGGATTCATAATCTTATTTTGTACAGTTGGTTGTAAGGAGAGGGGAAACTATGGCAGAACAGACAGTCCGTGTAACCGTGGATGGTAAAGAATTTTCCGCATCGGGTGAAAAGACGATACTACAATTATTTAACGAGAGTAATTTGGAACATCCTCAAATTTGTCATGTACCAGAAGTAGATCCAATTCAAACTTGTGATACGTGTATTGTAGAAGTGAATGGGAAGTTAATGCGTGCTTGTTCAACGAAATTAGAGAATGGTATGCATATTGAAAGACAGTCCCAGCGTGCAAAAGAGGCACAGACAGAGGCAATGGATCGAATATTAGAGAATCATTTATTGTATTGTACTGTTTGTGATAACAATAATGGTAACTGTAAAGTCCATAACACGGTACATATGATGGGAATTGAAGAACAGAAATATCCGTATGAGCCGAAAGTAAGTGCTTGTGAAGTGGATATGTCACATCCTTTTTATCGGTATGATCCAAATCAATGTATTGCTTGTGGACAGTGTGTAGAAGTATGTCAAAACTTACAGGTTAACGAAACTATATCAATAGATTGGAGCTTAGATCGTCCACGTGTTATATGGGATCATGGTGTAAGCATTAATGACTCGTCTTGTGTAAGTTGCGGGCAGTGTGTAACAGTATGTCCATGTAATGCGTTAATGGAAAAATCAATGTTAGGTGAAGCTGGATTCATGACTGGATTAAAACCAGATGTGTTAGATCCGATGATTGATTTTGTAAAAGATGTAGAGCCTGGATATAGTAGTATTTTAGCGGTTTCGGAAGTAGAGGCTGCGATGCGTAAGACGAAAGTGAATAAAACAAAAACAGTTTGTACATTTTGTGGTGTCGGTTGTTCATTCGAAGTATGGACGAAAGATCGCCATATACTAAAAGTTCAACCTGTTTCAGATGCACCTGTTAATGGTATTTCCACATGTGTAAAAGGAAAATTTGGATGGGACTTTGTAAATAGTGAAGATCGCATTACGAAGCCATTAATTCGCCAAGGAGATATGTTTGTTGAAGCTACTTGGGAAGAGGCTCTTGAAGTTGTTGCTTCTAACATGCAGCATATTAAATCTGAATATGGTAGCGATGCATTTGGATTTATTTCTTCATCGAAAGTAACGAATGAAGAAAACTACCTTATGCAAAAACTAGCTCGACAAATATATGGAACGAATAATGTGGACAATTGTTCTCGTTATTGTCAATCTCCAGCAACAGATGGTTTATTTAAAACTGTCGGTATGGGCGGGGATGCTGGAACAGTGAAAGATATAGCTGAAGCAGGCCTTGTCATTATCGTTGGTGCGAATCCAACAGAAGGACACCCTGTACTTGCGACGCGTGTAAAACGTGCT
This Bacillus paramycoides DNA region includes the following protein-coding sequences:
- a CDS encoding GNAT family N-acetyltransferase; amino-acid sequence: MEIRLLTTEDAEIYLKVCMEGLTKNPEAFSSSYEDVLKHENPVAAMAKRLSNPDKYTLGVFKDNDLIGIATLETKPFIKQEHKAKIGSVFVSPKARGLGAGRALIKAIIENADKLQVEQLMLDVVVGNDAAKKLYESLGFQTYGVQERSLKHNGQYWDEEHMVLFLND
- the fdhD gene encoding formate dehydrogenase accessory sulfurtransferase FdhD, which produces MGPTQETYTIVRYQSGTFSKQLDEIVTESPITIKLNGEEYVTVVCTPNYIEDMVIGFLISEGIISSYKDVEELWVQKDNGIVHVTSSKINPLYQNLYNKRYITSCCGKGRQGFIFVNDAAKAKDLHDIHVKISPEECFHLMNTLQQSSTTFRQTGGVHNTALCDRNNILLSRMDIGRHNALDKIYGHCLRNDISVKGKIIAFSGRISSEILLKVSKIGCEIVLSKSAPTKLALQLAHDLGITVVGFIRNGSCNIYTHPHRIDGYQSNN